The Salvia miltiorrhiza cultivar Shanhuang (shh) chromosome 1, IMPLAD_Smil_shh, whole genome shotgun sequence genome has a window encoding:
- the LOC131005891 gene encoding uncharacterized protein LOC131005891: MKFEDLLMQQGEDKQANKLHLQEQVERLEEELEGELELKRVLQCTMQGPSGCCDSCSSLTPFLPFQVQMLLADLAVVEEEIDWVERKINELKLDIHHEKQKRKEMEVVQLKEFRPKLEQRQLRKLPSRRPNQIQHKESDALSTSQNYENRRYRIPGDRRASLGSSKELQSATFTGKHGKPEFPVAPSRTPTFLSNSSAESEAVNPNKLSVDLIKCLIGIFLKLHHTAFKSTRLTSLSKQTMACMNSKGLVSKAAFSCKTPVFPFNDDASHLDPYDILPRDTGPYKNFIQITKGTLDTSRFSECIPDVQRLRILMQKLNKVKVNHFSHKQKLAFWINIYNASIMNAFLQHGLPSTQEKLLLLMNEAEINVGGFIFKASTIEQCILRHPAEAKYDLTEEKEIILRQACGLDYPEPNVIFALCRGNWSSPALRFYMPDEVMNELEKAKVEYLEASVGITSKKKISVPKLVHRHMKDFADDIESLLEWIYSQLPLTSSLKRLMMECLNGETDQSPSQKLIEIQPYVFEFRYLIPTY, translated from the exons ATGAAATTCGAGGATTTGTTGATGCAGCAAGGTGAAGATAAACAAGCTAATAAGCTCCACCTCCAAGAACAG GTTGAAAGATTGGAGGAAGAGTTGGAAGGGGAGCTTGAGTTGAAGAGGGTATTGCAATGCACGATGCAAGGACCAAGTGGCTGCTGCGACTCATGTTCATCCCTCACCCCCTTCCTTCCTTTCCAG GTTCAAATGCTTCTGGCTGATTTAGCAGTGGTGGAAGAAGAGATAGATTGGGTGGAGAGAAAGATCAATGAACTCAAATTAGACATCCACCACGAGAAgcagaaaagaaaggaaatggAGGTGGTGCAGTTGAAAGAGTTCCGGCCGAAACTCGAGCAACGGCAGCTAAGGAAGCTGCCGTCTAGGCGGCCAAACCAGATACAGCACAAGGAGAGCGACGCGCTCTCCACATCACAAAACTACGAAAACAGAAGATACAGAATTCCCGGAGACCGGAGAGCATCTCTGGGTTCCTCCAAGGAACTCCAGAGTGCAACTTTCACGGGAAAACACGGGAAACCAGAGTTTCCCGTGGCCCCGAGCAGGACTCCAACCTTTCTATCCAACTCTTCAGCAGAAAGTGAAGCAGTAAATCCGAATAAGCTCTCAGTCGATCTCATCAAGTGCTTGATAGGCATATTTCTCAAACTACACCATACCGCGTTTAAGAGCACGCGGCTGACTAGCCTCTCGAAGCAGACGATGGCGTGCATGAACTCGAAAGGGCTGGTGTCGAAAGCCGCATTCAGCTGCAAAACGCCGGTGTTTCCGTTCAACGACGATGCATCGCATCTTGATCCTTATGACATATTGCCAAGAGATACAGGGCCGTACAAGAATTTTATACAGATAACAAAAGGTACATTGGATACGAGCCGTTTCTCTGAATGTATTCCGGATGTGCAGAGACTGAG GATTTTGATGCAGAAACTCAATAAAGTCAAAGTAAACCACTTCAGCCACAAGCAGAAGCTGGCATTCTGGATTAACATATACAACGCCTCCATAATGAAT GCATTTCTGCAACACGGGCTGCCTTCCACACAGGAGAAACTACTCTTACTCATGAATGAG GCTGAAATTAATGTGGGTGGTTTCATATTCAAGGCTTCCACAATTGAGCAGTGCATCCTCAGACATCCAGCAGAAGCTAAATAT GACTTAACTGAAGAGAAGGAAATAATTCTAAGGCAAGCTTGTGGTCTTGACTATCCGGAACCTAATGTCATATTTGCTCTCTGTCGAGGCAATTGGTCATCTCCAGCA TTGAGGTTTTACATGCCGGATGAAGTGATGAATGAATTAGAGAAAGCCAAAGTTGAGTATTTGGAAGCATCAGTAGGGATTACGAGCAAGAAGAAGATTTCAGTGCCAAAACTCGTGCATCGACACATGAAAGACTTTGCCGATGACATCGAGTCGCTTCTAGAATGGATTTACAGCCAATTACCTCTTACGAGCTCGCTGAAAAGATTGATGATGGAATGTCTAAATGGAGAAACTGATCAATCCCCATCACAGAAGCTGATAGAAATTCAGCCTTATGTTTTTGAATTTCGTTACTTGATTCCCACATATTGA